One genomic segment of Occultella kanbiaonis includes these proteins:
- a CDS encoding FKBP-type peptidyl-prolyl cis-trans isomerase gives MPASRRPHGPGPVGMMVLRLLAVMALLTVAACAPDEPEPTGIDLVSVGGNFGAHPQVTFDAPLEVTETDTEELVTGEGTLLVDGAAVMVSFLAVDAVTGEVIEDTFSAQPEVILLTEADAGPLYEDLLGRTEGSRLLRVEVGTTTKPNPLVLVYDILHTRAWGEEAPAVAGMPVVTRSETGEPTVAVPDTAPPADLSVVQLIRGDGAQVRSGLAVTVRYTTVAWSTGAVVESTWGEGQAPTTVAFTGLIQGWQEGLVDETVGSQVMLVVPPEQAFGDDTLVYVIDVLAVSALNGTDGAGE, from the coding sequence ATGCCTGCTTCTCGACGACCCCACGGCCCCGGCCCGGTGGGGATGATGGTCCTGCGTCTGCTGGCCGTGATGGCCCTGCTGACCGTGGCCGCCTGCGCCCCCGACGAACCCGAGCCGACCGGGATCGACCTGGTCAGCGTGGGTGGCAACTTCGGTGCGCACCCGCAGGTGACCTTCGACGCCCCGCTCGAGGTCACCGAGACCGACACCGAGGAACTGGTCACCGGCGAGGGCACCCTGCTCGTCGACGGCGCCGCCGTGATGGTCTCCTTCCTCGCCGTGGACGCGGTCACCGGTGAGGTGATCGAGGACACGTTCAGCGCCCAGCCGGAAGTGATCCTGCTCACCGAGGCGGATGCCGGGCCGCTGTACGAGGACCTGCTCGGTCGTACCGAGGGATCCCGGCTGCTGCGCGTGGAGGTCGGCACCACCACCAAACCGAACCCGCTGGTGCTCGTCTACGACATCCTGCACACCCGCGCCTGGGGTGAGGAGGCGCCCGCGGTCGCCGGGATGCCGGTGGTGACCCGCAGTGAGACCGGCGAGCCCACCGTGGCCGTCCCGGACACCGCACCGCCCGCGGACCTGAGCGTGGTGCAGCTGATCCGGGGCGACGGCGCCCAGGTGCGATCCGGGCTGGCCGTCACCGTGCGCTACACCACGGTCGCCTGGAGCACCGGCGCGGTCGTCGAGTCGACCTGGGGGGAGGGGCAGGCGCCCACCACGGTGGCGTTCACCGGGCTCATCCAGGGCTGGCAGGAGGGCCTGGTCGACGAGACCGTCGGCTCGCAGGTGATGCTGGTGGTGCCGCCCGAGCAGGCGTTCGGTGACGATACGCTCGTCTACGTGATCGATGTGCTGGCCGTGTCCGCCCTGAACGGCACCGATGGGGCGGGCGAGTGA
- a CDS encoding TIGR03085 family metal-binding protein, translating to MWSAREKSALVESLTEAGPNAPTLCEGWQTRHLAAHLLLRGQEPWRLTPLPWAPDAADRLIDDVADGLRERAAYTDAVETFAAGPDGANPMRLVRGRADEAMNLLEYVVHHEDVRRGGPEPLSPRELPAPMLDDIWRRLGQFAGFAFRSAPVGVVLVVPGGRRRRARSGAVSVALTGGPLEQALFAMGRRGAAQVQVTGTPDAVTAFEAWAAL from the coding sequence ATGTGGTCCGCGCGCGAGAAGTCCGCCCTGGTCGAGTCCCTGACGGAGGCGGGTCCGAACGCCCCCACGCTGTGCGAGGGCTGGCAGACCCGGCACCTGGCCGCGCACCTGCTCCTGCGCGGGCAGGAACCGTGGCGGCTGACCCCGCTGCCGTGGGCGCCCGACGCCGCGGACCGGCTCATCGACGACGTCGCGGACGGCCTGCGCGAGCGCGCCGCCTACACCGACGCGGTCGAGACGTTCGCGGCCGGCCCGGACGGGGCGAACCCGATGCGGCTGGTGCGCGGCCGGGCCGACGAGGCGATGAACCTGCTCGAGTACGTGGTCCACCACGAGGACGTCCGTCGCGGCGGCCCTGAGCCGTTGTCCCCGCGGGAGCTGCCGGCGCCCATGCTCGACGACATCTGGCGGCGCCTCGGTCAGTTCGCCGGGTTCGCGTTCCGGTCCGCGCCCGTCGGTGTGGTGCTGGTGGTCCCAGGGGGCCGCCGACGGCGTGCCCGCTCCGGCGCGGTGTCGGTGGCCCTCACCGGTGGTCCCCTCGAGCAGGCGCTGTTCGCGATGGGGCGCCGCGGCGCCGCGCAGGTGCAGGTCACCGGAACGCCTGACGCCGTCACCGCCTTCGAGGCCTGGGCGGCGCTCTGA
- the hisF gene encoding imidazole glycerol phosphate synthase subunit HisF has product MSLALRVIPCLDVNAGRVVKGVNFENLRDAGDPVELAHRYDAEGADEVTFLDVSASTEGRATTLEIVARTAEEVFVPLTVGGGVRSTDDVDALLRAGADKVGINTAAIARPELIAEVAHRFGSQVLVLSVDARRTPDGVSTPSGYEVTTHGGRRGTGIDALDWVSRAQDAGVGEILLNSIDADGTTSGFDLEMLTDVRARVQVPLIASGGAGTAEHFVEAARTGADALLAASVFHYRTLTISEVKDHLRAAGFEVR; this is encoded by the coding sequence GTGAGCCTCGCGCTGCGGGTGATCCCCTGCCTGGACGTGAACGCGGGCCGCGTCGTCAAGGGCGTGAACTTCGAGAACCTGCGCGACGCCGGGGACCCGGTCGAGCTGGCCCACCGCTACGACGCCGAGGGCGCCGACGAGGTGACGTTCCTCGACGTGAGCGCCTCCACGGAGGGGCGGGCGACCACGCTGGAGATCGTCGCCCGCACCGCCGAGGAGGTCTTCGTGCCGCTGACGGTGGGCGGCGGGGTGCGCAGCACCGACGACGTGGACGCCCTGCTGCGCGCGGGCGCGGACAAGGTCGGCATCAACACGGCCGCGATCGCCCGCCCGGAGCTCATCGCCGAGGTGGCGCACCGGTTCGGTTCCCAGGTACTGGTGCTGTCCGTGGACGCCCGCCGCACGCCCGACGGCGTCAGCACGCCCTCCGGCTACGAGGTCACCACGCACGGGGGTCGCCGGGGCACCGGCATCGACGCGCTCGACTGGGTCAGCCGGGCTCAGGACGCCGGGGTCGGGGAGATCCTCCTGAACTCCATCGACGCCGACGGCACCACGTCCGGGTTCGACCTCGAGATGCTCACCGACGTGCGCGCGCGGGTCCAGGTACCGCTGATCGCCAGCGGCGGCGCCGGCACCGCCGAGCACTTCGTCGAGGCGGCCCGCACCGGCGCGGACGCGCTGCTCGCGGCCAGCGTGTTCCACTACCGCACCCTCACCATCTCCGAGGTCAAGGACCACCTGCGGGCGGCCGGCTTCGAGGTGCGCTGA
- the pafA gene encoding Pup--protein ligase, producing the protein MRIRRIFGLETEFGVTCAAPEGRGLSAEEVARYLFRKVVAWGRSSNVFLGNGSRLYLDVGSHPEYATAECDDLRQLVYHDKAGERILEGLVGDAQERLDAEGIPGRIHLFKNNLDSAGNSYGCHENYLIRRRGDFARTAEVLVPFLITRQILTGAGHILTTPRGPTYCFSQRADHLWEATSSATTRSRPIINTRDEPHADADLYRRLHVISGDSSMSETTTMLKVGMTDIVLRMIEAGHIFGDLNLENPVRAIREISHDITGTKQVTLARGTKVTAVELQASYLQRARDFIAEAPEGGPHDEWVLELWGRGLDALRSGDLSLVDRDLDWAIKKRLVDRYVDAHDVPLSDPRVQRLDLAYHDISRTDGLFARLAARGMVSRVVTDDEIDAATTEPPQTTRAKLRGDFVTAATARRRDYTVDWVHLKLNDNAGRTVLCKDPFRNVDDRVDRLIASLDPPAQAQGTPSLAP; encoded by the coding sequence ATGAGGATCCGCCGCATCTTCGGCCTGGAGACCGAGTTCGGCGTGACCTGCGCCGCTCCGGAGGGCCGCGGCCTGTCCGCGGAGGAGGTCGCCCGGTACCTGTTCCGCAAGGTGGTGGCCTGGGGCCGCTCCTCGAACGTGTTCCTCGGCAACGGCTCCCGGCTGTACCTGGACGTGGGCTCCCACCCGGAGTACGCGACCGCGGAGTGCGACGACCTGCGCCAGCTCGTCTACCACGACAAGGCCGGCGAGCGGATCCTCGAGGGCCTGGTCGGCGACGCGCAGGAGCGCCTCGACGCCGAGGGCATCCCGGGCCGGATCCACCTGTTCAAGAACAACCTGGACTCCGCTGGGAACTCCTACGGCTGCCACGAGAACTACCTGATCCGCAGGCGCGGCGACTTCGCCAGGACCGCCGAGGTGCTCGTCCCGTTCCTGATCACCCGCCAGATCCTCACCGGCGCCGGGCACATCCTGACCACCCCCCGCGGGCCGACATACTGCTTCTCGCAGCGGGCCGATCACCTGTGGGAGGCGACCAGCTCGGCCACCACCCGGTCCCGGCCGATCATCAACACCCGCGACGAGCCGCATGCCGACGCGGACCTGTACCGCCGCCTGCACGTCATCTCGGGCGACTCCTCGATGTCGGAGACGACCACCATGCTCAAGGTGGGCATGACCGACATCGTGCTGCGGATGATCGAGGCCGGCCACATCTTCGGCGACCTGAACCTGGAGAATCCGGTGCGGGCCATCCGGGAGATCTCCCACGACATCACCGGCACGAAGCAGGTGACGCTGGCCCGCGGCACGAAGGTGACCGCGGTCGAGCTGCAGGCCTCGTATCTGCAACGCGCCCGCGACTTCATCGCCGAGGCACCCGAGGGGGGCCCGCACGACGAGTGGGTCCTCGAACTGTGGGGGCGCGGGCTGGACGCGCTCCGCAGCGGCGACCTCAGCCTCGTGGACCGGGACCTGGACTGGGCCATCAAGAAGCGCCTCGTGGACCGCTACGTCGACGCCCACGACGTGCCGCTGTCCGACCCCCGGGTGCAGCGCCTCGACCTCGCCTACCACGACATCTCCCGCACCGACGGCTTGTTCGCCCGGCTCGCCGCGCGCGGCATGGTCAGCCGGGTCGTCACCGACGACGAGATCGACGCGGCCACCACCGAGCCGCCGCAGACCACCCGGGCCAAGCTCCGCGGTGACTTCGTGACGGCGGCGACCGCGCGCCGCCGGGACTACACGGTCGACTGGGTGCACCTGAAGCTCAACGACAACGCCGGCCGGACCGTGCTCTGCAAGGACCCGTTCCGCAACGTCGACGACCGGGTGGACCGGCTGATCGCGAGCCTCGATCCACCGGCGCAGGCCCAGGGGACTCCCAGCCTCGCCCCGTAG